The DNA segment CGCCGGTCACCGAGGTGGGCAACTGGAACGCCGAGCAGGTCGGGCACGCCGCCACGATCGTCACGGTCGGCGCCGAGATGAACGTGCCGAAGTACGGCTGGGTGGTCGCGGTGGCCACCGCCATGCAGGAGTCCTCGCTGCGCAACCTCGGCGATCTCGGTGACGCCAACGACCACGACTCGCTCGGGCTCTTCCAGCAGCGGCCGAGCATGGGCTGGGGCACGCCGGCGCAACTGACCGATCCCCGGTACGCCGCCCGCAAGTTCTACGAGCGTCTCGTCGAAGTGGACGGCTGGCAGGAGTTGCCGCTCACGGTCGCGGCGCAGCGGGTGCAGCGCAGCGCCACCCCGGACGCGTACGCGAAGTGGCAGACCGAGGCGGAGCAGATCGTCGACGCGGTCACCGGCACGCTCGGCATCACCTGCACCAGTGACGGCGGTGACGGGCTGCCCGGCAGCGGGACCGGTGGCATCCCGCCCGGCTACCGTCTCCCGTCCGACCAGCAGCAGGCCGCCGCCGTGCGGTTCGCGCTGGAACAGGTCGGTGAGCCGTACGTCTTCGGCGCCGAAGGACCGGACACCTGGGACTGCTCCGGCCTGATGCAGAAGGCGTGGGCGGCGGCCGGGGTGAGCATCCCGCGGGTGACCGGCGATCAGGTGCGCACCGGCGTGGCGGTCGGCTCGCTGGCCGCGCTGGAACCCGGCGATCTGATCCTGATCCCCGGCTCGGACGGGACGATGAGCCGGCCCGGGCACGTCGGGATGTACATCGGCCTCGGCGGCGACGGCAAGCAGTACCTGGTGCACGCGCCGCGGACCGGCGACGTGGTGAAGGTGGTGCCGGTCAGCGGCTGGAGCAGCAAGGTCGCCGCGATCCGGCGGCCGGTGGCGAAATGAGACGGTCAGGCCAGCAGTGCCAGCATCGCCAGCGAACCGCCGACCAGGTACGGCCCCATCGCGATGTGCGAGCCGCGCCGCACCCGCCGGCTGATCAGCAGCCCGGCCGCCACCACGCCGCTGGCGAGGAAGGACAGGAACAGCACCCCGAACACCGTGCTCCAGCCCCACCAGCCGAACAGGGCGGCGATCGAGACGAACAGCTTCACGTCGCCGAGGCCGAGCCCGCGCGGCCCGAGGATCAGCGCGAACACCAGCAGCGCCGCGCCGTAGACCAGCGCGCAGAGCACCGACCGCCCCAGCGCCGGCCAGGCGCCGCCGGTCGCCGCCGCCACCGTCTCCATCAGCAGCACGCCGGCCAGGGCGGCGCCGGTGAGCACGTCGGGCAGCCGGTGCACCCGCAGGTCGATGAAGAGCAGCGGCACCGCGCAGAGCACCCACCAGGCCGCGCCGATCGCGATCGGGATCGAGGGCGCCGCCAGGACCGCGATCGTCACACCCATCAAGATCAAAATCTCGAGGAGGTACGCCGGCGCCCCGAGCGAATGGCCGCACCCGCCGCACCGACCCGCAGGCCACAACGCGGACCACGCGGGCGACTCCGGCCGCAGCGGCGAACCACATCCGTCGCAGCCGGTCCGGGCCGGTTCGCCCGGCTCGACGGCGAGCCTGGCGACCAGCCATCGCAGTCCGGGCGTGACCGCGAGCAGCATCGCCGAGCGGGTGGTCCGCCGGGTGACGAGCGTGTCTCCCATCCGGGGAAAACCTCCTGCGTCGATGGACGACACGACGACGATCGATCGACGAATGACCTGTCGCGGTGGCCGCTATCGATCTATGCTGCCTCTTCGGCACACCGTCGCGTTAGGACGACAGGCAGCCAACCACATCAGTGGCGCGTCGTACAGGCCGGTTTCGGGGGAGGGCCGCATGACGATCTATCTGTGTCCGGACACAGGGCTGCCTCGCGCGTGGATACCACCCGCGGCCGTCCGGTCCCGATAGTCCTCCGCTTTCGACCGTCCGCCCGGCACGCCGCCGGATTCCGTACTGTTCCGAGCCGAGAAGCCCAGGTGGTCTCCGCATGACAACCACGCCCACGTCCGCCCCGCCGCAGCTCACCGCCGCGGTGGCGATCCCCAAGGTGGCCCCGCAGCGCCGGTGGCGTCCCATGCTCGTCTGGCTGGGCGTCGCGATGATCGCGATCGGCGGCCTCATCGGGTGGCGGCTGCTGGCCACGGTCGGCAGCACCGCCGAGTACCTCGCGGTCAGCCAGCGGGTCGAGGCCGGTTCGGAGATCACCGTCGACAAGCTGACGAAGGTGCGGATCACGACCGATCCGGCGCTGCGCCCGATCAAGGCGGCCGACGCCTCCGCGGTGATCGGCAAGTACGCGACCGTCGGCCTGGTCGCCGGCACGCTGCTGACCGAGGCGCAGCTGACCGACGAGCCGGTGCCCGGCCCGGGCAGGCAGCTCGTCGGCATCAGCCTCGGCGAGGAGCGGGTGCCGAGCAAGCGCATCGTCCCCGGCGACACCGTCCGGCTGATCATCACGAACGACGACAGCCCGTCCGCGGCGAACCCCGCCCGCAAGGCCGAGCCCGCCCCGGAGATCGTCACCGCCGTCGTGGTCGACGTCCGGGACGGCGTGAAGGAGGGCAGCACCCTGCTCAACGTGGCGGTGCCGAACCGGGACGCCGCGATGGTGGCGGCCCGCGCCGCCGACGAGCGGATCGTCGTCTCGCTGAGCTCGGGGAGGTGACATGGCGATCATCGCGATGGTGTCGGCCAAGGGCTCACCCGGCGTCACCACCACCGCCCTGGCCTGCGCGCTGTCCTGGCAGCGCCCGGCGCTGCTGGCCGAGTGCGACCCGGCCGGCGGCAGCGTGCTCGCCGGCTACCTGAGCGCGCTGGAGATCGAGCCGATGGGTCTGCTGCAGCTGGCCGTCGCCGAGCTGCGCGGCACCGCCGCCACCGAGTTCCCGAACCAGATCATCGACCTGGACGGCAAGCAGCCCGGCCGCCGGCTCCTGCTGCCCGGCATCGCCGACCCGGTGCAGGCCGGCACGGTCCGGCCGACCTGGGACCGGCTCACCGCATTCTTCGCCGGGCTGGAGGAGGGCGAACCCGGGCACGACGTGATCGCCGACTGCGGCCGGCTGTCCAGCGCCGCCACGCCGTGGCCGCTGCTGCAACGCGCCGACCTGGTGCTGCTGGTCGTCGCCGCCACCTCGCTGCGGACCATCTCACCGGCGATGCCGGCCGCCACCCAGCTGCGCCGGGACCTCACCGAGAACGGCCGCGGCACCGGGTCGCTGGGCCTGGTGCTGGTCGGCGACGGCCCCTACCGGTCCGCCGAGATCCAGCAGCGGCTGCAGCTGCCGCTGATCGCCGAGCTGCCGTACGACAAGCGCACCGCCGCGGTGCTCAGCGACGGCGGCCGGCTGCGCGGCAACGCCTCCCTGCTGCGGGCGGCCGCCGCGGCGGAGGACACCGTCGCGCAGGCGATCGCACGCCGGCGGGCCCAGCTCAACATCGGCCAGGAGGTCCGGCATGGCTGAGGTCTCGGTGCGGCAGCTTCCGCCCGTACCCCCGAATGGGAATGGGAATCACCGAGCCGCAGCCGGCGGCAGCACCGTGACCATCGACGAGCCTCGCCGTCCCGGTGTGGACTATGCCGCCGTCCGGACGCTGCGCACCCAGGTGAGCAAGGAACTCACCGAGAAGCTGCGCGACCTCACGAACGTCTCGCTGGAGTACCGGCAGGCCGAGGGTGAGCGGATCGCGTCGCGGATGGTCCGGGAGCACGTCGACGCCCGGATGCAGGCCGGCGAGCCGGTCACCCCGGCCGAGGAGGCGGCGCTGCTCGACGCGGTCGCCGCCGACATGTTCGGTGTCGGCCGGCTGCAGCTGCTGCTCGACCGCCCGGACATCGTCAACATCCACATCCTCGGCTGCGACCGGGTCCGGATCGAGCACACCGACGGGCGGATCACCTTCGGCGATCCGGTCGCCGACACCGACGAGGACCTGGTGTCGATGCTGCAGGTGCTGGCCATGCGGGCCGGCGCCACCGAACGCTCGCTCTCCTCCACCAAGCCGTGGCTGGACATGCAGCTGCCGGACGGCAGCCGGCTCACCGTCGTCTACCAGGTGTCGGTGCGGCCCTACGTCACCATCCGGCGGCACACCCTCATGCAGGTCACCCTGGAGGATCTGCGCGATAAGTACGGCGCGATCGACGACCTGCTCTGCCAGTTCCTCAAGGCCGCGATGGCCGCCGGGCTGAACATCATGGTCGCCGGGCTGGCCGACGCCGGGAAGACCACGATGCTGCGCGCCCTGGCCGGGGAGATCCCGGAGAAGGAACAGTTCGTTGTCCTGGAGGAGAGCCGCGAGCTCGGCCTGCACTCCACCGGCGCGCACCCGTGGGCGATGAGCCTGGAAGCGCGCGAGGGCCACGGCGCGCGCGGCGCCGACGGCCGGCCCGCCGGTGAGGTCACCATCGCCGACCTGATCCCGCTGACCCTGCGGATGTCGGTGCAGCGGATCATCGTCGGCGAGGTCCGCTCCCGCGAGATCGTGCCCATGCTGCAGGCGATGGCCACCAGCAAGGGCTCGATGTGCACGATCCACGCCCGCGACCCGCGCTCGGTCATGGACCGGGTCATCGAGCTGGCCCTGCAGCACGGCGCCGAGATGAAGGCCGACCTGGCCCGTCGGATGGCGGCCGGCGCCATCGACCTGATCCTCTACCTGACCGTCGAGGACGAGACGAAGCTCGGCGGACGCAAGCTCCGGTACGTCTCGGAGATCGTGGAAGTGCACGGCATGGTCGACGACCAGCTGGTCACCACCACCGTGTTCGGGCCCGGGCCGGACGGCCGGGCGGTGCCGCGCAACATGCCCGAGCGGGTCCGGGACGCGCTGCGGCGGGTCGGCTACGACCCCCGGATCCTCACCGCGTACGCCCAGCAGGGCGAGAACAACCGCGGCGCGTGGACCCACGAGCTGCACCGGATCGCGAGGCTCGCATGATCCTCGACCTGGCCGCCGTGTTCGCCGCGATGCTCGCCATCGGCGGCGCGATCCTCGGCGTCGTCGGCGTCGCCGGCACCACGAAACCGCCCGGCCCGCCGTCCGCCGCCGCCCGCCGGCTGCGCCGCTGGTGGACCGGGCCCAGCCGGAACCGCCGGGAGCAGCGCGCCCGGCAGACCATGATGATCGGCGCGGTCGTGGCCGGCGCCGCGGCCTGGCTGATCACCGGCTGGCCGGCGGCCGGCCTGATCGTCGGCGTGGCGGTGCCGGGCCTGCCCTGGCTCTTCAACTCCGGCCGGATGGAACGCCGCGCCCTGGCCCGCCTCGAAGCCGTCGAGGCCTGGACCCGCCGCCTCGCCGACATCGTGGCCCGCGGCATCGGCCTGCAGCAGGCGATCGTCGCCACGAACGCGTCGCCGCCGCAGCTCATCGCCCGTGAGGTAGCCGACCTGGCAGCGCGCATGCAGTCCGGCACCGAACCGGTCCTCGCGCTCCGCCAGTTCGCCGACGATTTGGACGACTACACCGCCGATCAGGTGGTGGCCCCGCTGATGCTGCACGTGAGCGACCGCAGCGAGGGACTGCACGAGGTCCTCACCGACATCTCCCGCTCGATCGCCGCCGAGGTCGAGATGCGCAGCACCGTCGACGCGAAACGAGCCGGGCCGCGCTTCGCGGTGAAGTTCCTGACCATGATGACCGCCGGGCTGCTCGCGCTCGGGCTGCTCAATCCGACCTATCTGAAGCCGTTCGGCACGTTCACCGGCCAGATGCTGCTGCTCTTCCTGACCGGCTTCTACATCTTCCTGATGCGCATGGTCCGCAACCTCAGCCTGCCGCCGGAGCGGGCGCGCCTGCTGCCCCCGATCGACGCCGAGGTGGTGAACGCATGAGCACGCAGCTGATCGTCGTGGTGCTGGTCGGCTCGCTCGTCGCCCTCGGACTGTTCCTGCTCCTGACCCAGCTCGTCCCGGCGCCGCCCGCCCTCGGCCCGGCGCTGCGCCGCCTGCACCCGGTGGCCGGCATCGCTCCGGGCCGGGACACGATGGGCTCGCTCAAACGTCACTTCCGGGTTCCGTACGCGGACCTGCGCCTGCTCGACCGCAGTCCCGACACCTATTGGCTGACGCTCGGGTTGTCGGCCCTCTTCGGCCTGCTGATCCCGATGCTCTTCGGTGTCGCCGTCCTGGTGCTGCGGCTGCCGGTCCCGGCAACGCTGCCGTTCGCCGGCAGCGTGCTCGTCGCCGCGGTGTCGGTGTGGCTGGCGCACCGGGACGTGATCACCAAAGCGCAGACCGCCCGTGGCGAGTTCACCCGGGCCATGTGCACCTACCTCGACCTCTCGGCCCACCAGGTGCTCGGCGGGCACGGCCCGGTCGAGTCGCTGAGCCGGGCGGCTTCGGTGTGCCAGGGCTGGGTCTTCACCCGGATCCGCGAGGCTCTGCTCAGTGCCGAGCTGCAGCTGCGCGCTCCTTGGGACGAGCTGAAGGTGCTCTCCCGGGACATCGAAGTGATCGAACTCGGCGACCTGGCCGACATCATGCGCACCGCCGGCAGTGAGGGCGCCAACGTCTACCGGACGCTGCGGGCCCGCGCCGACTCATTGCGTGACCAGCTGCGTACGCAGGCTCTCGCCGAGGCCGAGGTGCGTACCAACAAGCTCGACATCCCCGCGTCCGCCCTGATCCTCATCCTGCTCGTGCTCATGGGCTATCCGTTCCTAAGCCGGGTGCTCGCCCAGTAACCGCGCACCATCCACGGGAGGAAAACATGTCCCACTTCCTGCTCACCTGCTACACCGCCGTCGCGGCGCGTTGGGGCGCCCTGACCGACCCTGCGGAACGCGAGCGGGGCGACAGCCCGGTCTCCACGGCGATCATCGTGGCGCTGGTCGCAGCGGCGGCACTTGCCGTCGCCACGCTGATCGCCACCATCGCGAACAACTGGGCCGCGCGGATCCCGCAGTAGTGGTCCGCCGTCTTCTCCGCCGAGCCGGCCGGTTGCCCCGCCGCGTGCTGGGCGACCGGCTCGGTCCGGGCGATCGTGGCGCCAGCCCGGTGGAGTTCGCCATCATCGCCGGGCCGATGCTGGTGCTCGGGTTCATCGTGCTGCAGGCCGGGTTCGTCTTCCACGCCCAGTCGATCGCGCTGGGCGCC comes from the Actinoplanes sp. OR16 genome and includes:
- a CDS encoding NlpC/P60 family protein, producing the protein MNGNRALTIAAVIVAGIAVSPIVLLVLVAVSVLGSSPAMACTVTALPSAAPGASGSPAPAPTPAPGPAPVTEVGNWNAEQVGHAATIVTVGAEMNVPKYGWVVAVATAMQESSLRNLGDLGDANDHDSLGLFQQRPSMGWGTPAQLTDPRYAARKFYERLVEVDGWQELPLTVAAQRVQRSATPDAYAKWQTEAEQIVDAVTGTLGITCTSDGGDGLPGSGTGGIPPGYRLPSDQQQAAAVRFALEQVGEPYVFGAEGPDTWDCSGLMQKAWAAAGVSIPRVTGDQVRTGVAVGSLAALEPGDLILIPGSDGTMSRPGHVGMYIGLGGDGKQYLVHAPRTGDVVKVVPVSGWSSKVAAIRRPVAK
- a CDS encoding type II secretion system F family protein; this encodes MSTQLIVVVLVGSLVALGLFLLLTQLVPAPPALGPALRRLHPVAGIAPGRDTMGSLKRHFRVPYADLRLLDRSPDTYWLTLGLSALFGLLIPMLFGVAVLVLRLPVPATLPFAGSVLVAAVSVWLAHRDVITKAQTARGEFTRAMCTYLDLSAHQVLGGHGPVESLSRAASVCQGWVFTRIREALLSAELQLRAPWDELKVLSRDIEVIELGDLADIMRTAGSEGANVYRTLRARADSLRDQLRTQALAEAEVRTNKLDIPASALILILLVLMGYPFLSRVLAQ
- a CDS encoding CpaF family protein, coding for MAEVSVRQLPPVPPNGNGNHRAAAGGSTVTIDEPRRPGVDYAAVRTLRTQVSKELTEKLRDLTNVSLEYRQAEGERIASRMVREHVDARMQAGEPVTPAEEAALLDAVAADMFGVGRLQLLLDRPDIVNIHILGCDRVRIEHTDGRITFGDPVADTDEDLVSMLQVLAMRAGATERSLSSTKPWLDMQLPDGSRLTVVYQVSVRPYVTIRRHTLMQVTLEDLRDKYGAIDDLLCQFLKAAMAAGLNIMVAGLADAGKTTMLRALAGEIPEKEQFVVLEESRELGLHSTGAHPWAMSLEAREGHGARGADGRPAGEVTIADLIPLTLRMSVQRIIVGEVRSREIVPMLQAMATSKGSMCTIHARDPRSVMDRVIELALQHGAEMKADLARRMAAGAIDLILYLTVEDETKLGGRKLRYVSEIVEVHGMVDDQLVTTTVFGPGPDGRAVPRNMPERVRDALRRVGYDPRILTAYAQQGENNRGAWTHELHRIARLA
- a CDS encoding A24 family peptidase encodes the protein MGDTLVTRRTTRSAMLLAVTPGLRWLVARLAVEPGEPARTGCDGCGSPLRPESPAWSALWPAGRCGGCGHSLGAPAYLLEILILMGVTIAVLAAPSIPIAIGAAWWVLCAVPLLFIDLRVHRLPDVLTGAALAGVLLMETVAAATGGAWPALGRSVLCALVYGAALLVFALILGPRGLGLGDVKLFVSIAALFGWWGWSTVFGVLFLSFLASGVVAAGLLISRRVRRGSHIAMGPYLVGGSLAMLALLA
- a CDS encoding type II secretion system F family protein, translating into MILDLAAVFAAMLAIGGAILGVVGVAGTTKPPGPPSAAARRLRRWWTGPSRNRREQRARQTMMIGAVVAGAAAWLITGWPAAGLIVGVAVPGLPWLFNSGRMERRALARLEAVEAWTRRLADIVARGIGLQQAIVATNASPPQLIAREVADLAARMQSGTEPVLALRQFADDLDDYTADQVVAPLMLHVSDRSEGLHEVLTDISRSIAAEVEMRSTVDAKRAGPRFAVKFLTMMTAGLLALGLLNPTYLKPFGTFTGQMLLLFLTGFYIFLMRMVRNLSLPPERARLLPPIDAEVVNA
- a CDS encoding ParA family protein; its protein translation is MAIIAMVSAKGSPGVTTTALACALSWQRPALLAECDPAGGSVLAGYLSALEIEPMGLLQLAVAELRGTAATEFPNQIIDLDGKQPGRRLLLPGIADPVQAGTVRPTWDRLTAFFAGLEEGEPGHDVIADCGRLSSAATPWPLLQRADLVLLVVAATSLRTISPAMPAATQLRRDLTENGRGTGSLGLVLVGDGPYRSAEIQQRLQLPLIAELPYDKRTAAVLSDGGRLRGNASLLRAAAAAEDTVAQAIARRRAQLNIGQEVRHG
- a CDS encoding SAF domain-containing protein, coding for MTTTPTSAPPQLTAAVAIPKVAPQRRWRPMLVWLGVAMIAIGGLIGWRLLATVGSTAEYLAVSQRVEAGSEITVDKLTKVRITTDPALRPIKAADASAVIGKYATVGLVAGTLLTEAQLTDEPVPGPGRQLVGISLGEERVPSKRIVPGDTVRLIITNDDSPSAANPARKAEPAPEIVTAVVVDVRDGVKEGSTLLNVAVPNRDAAMVAARAADERIVVSLSSGR